A region from the Janthinobacterium agaricidamnosum genome encodes:
- a CDS encoding type VI lipase adapter Tla3 domain-containing protein, with protein MSSKIWRHLQWLLLIPPIVAATLLGSRWLHSSKPVAVAQPQVQQAAPSEQDKREYVLEVIGLGVTLDKYRQGKLWEVLQQGNAYASIRELDKEKYTWDAMQRAGIAGGRGGDTLENGARDIPMYFGVPVFNAEPPIFNSHMLDSPDSPAIGLAGGAASSGLHWHLFASGPRRLSEHPDRILEDVFAFFDAHPDVPYIVLNSEDSMPTRDLYSPDNSPPLTRDGRYIPEMPDASALFVLARRERIDAVRKFAYDDAPPEDSVDDLNTYGVARRLYLAYYDLMGTVPQARLETDPTAITRRQPSIAEWLPVAAQFARRPDIRGTGSFSMLDRLQHKTYHPPKEWQPTPWFPLPFNKEQLAQLDRLPTFGFLHRPTFIRLTDEHGKPLTRRDQRERALQAGWRQALHSLPETERPAAPARLVAATGGNQAQLVALHKTLLKHAEDGGTELDSGNTAQWIDTDRRLGNTGAATLFVQMAIAVMGSYRDGGVSAVVNLRNPDEATIVLVSPPSDEKRRTQKHPHGGDVLRHYVTPAIDPANYPSN; from the coding sequence ATGAGCAGCAAAATATGGCGCCACCTGCAATGGCTGTTGCTGATCCCGCCCATCGTCGCGGCTACATTGCTCGGTTCTCGCTGGCTGCATTCGTCCAAGCCTGTGGCCGTCGCACAGCCGCAAGTGCAACAGGCGGCGCCCAGCGAACAGGACAAGCGGGAATATGTGCTGGAAGTCATCGGTCTCGGCGTCACTCTGGACAAGTATCGCCAAGGCAAGCTGTGGGAAGTGCTGCAGCAGGGAAATGCCTATGCCAGCATCCGTGAACTGGACAAGGAAAAATACACCTGGGATGCCATGCAGAGAGCTGGGATAGCAGGTGGCCGCGGCGGTGACACGCTGGAAAATGGGGCAAGGGACATTCCCATGTATTTTGGCGTGCCCGTTTTCAATGCCGAACCGCCGATCTTTAATTCGCACATGCTGGACAGCCCCGACTCGCCGGCCATAGGTCTGGCCGGTGGCGCTGCGTCATCCGGCCTGCACTGGCATCTGTTCGCCAGTGGTCCGCGCCGCCTCAGTGAACATCCGGACCGCATCCTGGAAGATGTATTTGCATTTTTCGATGCCCATCCCGACGTGCCCTACATCGTGCTCAATTCGGAAGACAGCATGCCCACGCGCGATCTGTACAGCCCGGACAACTCGCCACCGCTCACAAGAGACGGCCGCTACATCCCCGAAATGCCCGACGCCTCCGCCCTGTTCGTGCTGGCCCGGCGCGAACGCATCGATGCCGTACGCAAGTTTGCGTATGACGATGCGCCGCCAGAGGACAGCGTCGACGATTTGAATACCTACGGCGTGGCGCGGCGCTTGTATTTGGCCTACTATGATTTGATGGGAACCGTGCCACAGGCACGCCTGGAAACTGATCCCACAGCCATCACCCGGCGCCAGCCCAGCATCGCCGAATGGCTGCCCGTCGCCGCGCAATTCGCCCGGCGCCCCGACATCCGCGGCACGGGCAGCTTCAGCATGCTCGACAGGCTCCAGCACAAGACTTATCACCCGCCGAAAGAGTGGCAGCCCACGCCCTGGTTTCCCCTGCCGTTCAACAAGGAACAGCTGGCGCAGCTGGACCGCCTGCCCACCTTCGGCTTCCTCCACCGGCCCACTTTTATCAGGTTGACGGATGAACACGGCAAGCCGCTGACGCGGCGCGACCAGCGCGAACGCGCCCTGCAGGCGGGCTGGCGGCAAGCCTTGCACAGCTTGCCGGAAACCGAACGTCCCGCCGCACCGGCACGCCTCGTCGCCGCCACGGGCGGCAATCAGGCGCAGCTGGTGGCGCTGCACAAGACCTTGCTGAAACATGCGGAAGATGGCGGCACGGAACTCGACAGCGGCAACACGGCGCAATGGATAGACACGGACCGGCGGCTGGGCAACACGGGCGCGGCCACCCTGTTCGTACAGATGGCCATAGCCGTGATGGGCAGCTACCGCGATGGCGGCGTCAGCGCCGTGGTGAATTTGCGCAATCCGGACGAGGCGACCATCGTGCTGGTCAGCCCGCCATCGGACGAAAAGCGCCGCACGCAAAAACACCCGCACGGCGGCGATGTGCTGCGGCACTACGTCACGCCGGCCATCGACCCGGCGAATTATCCATCGAACTGA
- the pbpC gene encoding penicillin-binding protein 1C: MGGLLSGPVFAEAVLTPAQVQAAYRSSEAQLLDRSGAPLQSLRVDMKVRRLPWVPLADISPAVQQAVLLAEDQRFMRHGGVDVSALATAAWDNLFSKKPRGASTITMQLAGQLDADLQAQAGGRSLRQKWDQMRAAKAIEDSWSKAQIFEAYLNLVSFRGELQGIASASYSLFGKAPSGLNQTDGIILASLVRAPNAPPATVTRRACALAKEWRMDSSCQLIGQRVQTALQRNALYAELAPAPQVAQQLLKQPGAQVASTLDGPLQRFAQENLRQQLGSLRERNVNDGAIIVLDNRSGEILAYVGNAGGSHVDGVTALRQAGSTLKPFLYELAIERRLMTAASVMDDSPLDVATASGMYAPQNYDRNFKGYVSARTSLASSLNIPAVRTVLLTGQDGFYNRLKDVGLSSLTEPAEYYGPSLALGSSEVTLLELANAYRALANGGLYSTASLQPGQAGKDRRRVMEPGAAFIVGDILADRAARSMTFGLRNELGTNFWSAVKTGTSKDMRDNWCMGYSERYTVGVWVGNFDGKPMWDVSGVTGAAPVWRDVMDYLHKNVPSHAPKAPPGVLQQMVAYQPALEAPRREWFISGTESPVIAVLGDTVKPPAIVYPAEDSILAIDPDIPPALQRVFFQAQGSHGLRWVLDGKDMGGAAESISWRPVPGKHALALVDDAGKTVARVAFQVRGNALAQLAAQEK; the protein is encoded by the coding sequence ATGGGCGGCCTGCTGTCCGGCCCGGTCTTCGCCGAGGCGGTCCTGACGCCGGCCCAGGTGCAGGCCGCCTACCGCAGTTCGGAAGCGCAGTTGCTGGACCGCAGCGGCGCACCGTTGCAATCGTTGCGCGTGGACATGAAGGTACGGCGCCTGCCGTGGGTGCCGCTGGCCGATATTTCTCCCGCCGTGCAGCAGGCCGTGCTGCTGGCGGAAGACCAGCGCTTCATGCGCCATGGCGGCGTGGATGTGTCCGCGCTGGCCACGGCCGCCTGGGACAATCTGTTTTCGAAAAAGCCACGCGGCGCTTCCACCATCACCATGCAGCTGGCGGGCCAGCTCGATGCGGACTTGCAGGCGCAAGCGGGCGGCCGCAGCCTGCGCCAGAAATGGGACCAGATGCGCGCCGCCAAGGCGATCGAAGACAGCTGGAGCAAGGCGCAGATTTTCGAAGCGTACCTGAACCTCGTGTCGTTCCGCGGCGAACTGCAGGGTATCGCCTCCGCCTCGTACAGCTTGTTCGGCAAGGCGCCGTCGGGCCTGAACCAGACGGACGGCATCATCCTGGCCAGCCTGGTGCGGGCGCCGAATGCGCCGCCGGCCACCGTCACGCGGCGCGCCTGCGCGCTGGCAAAGGAATGGCGCATGGACAGCAGCTGCCAGCTGATCGGCCAGCGCGTGCAGACGGCCTTGCAGCGCAATGCGCTGTATGCGGAGCTGGCGCCGGCGCCGCAAGTGGCGCAGCAACTGCTGAAGCAGCCGGGCGCCCAGGTCGCCAGCACGCTCGATGGTCCCTTGCAACGCTTCGCACAGGAAAACCTGCGCCAGCAGCTGGGATCTTTGCGCGAGCGCAATGTCAACGACGGCGCCATCATCGTGCTCGATAACCGCAGCGGCGAGATCCTCGCCTATGTCGGCAATGCGGGCGGCAGCCACGTCGATGGCGTGACGGCCCTGCGCCAGGCCGGTTCCACCTTGAAACCGTTTTTATATGAACTGGCCATCGAGCGCCGTCTGATGACGGCCGCCTCCGTCATGGACGACTCGCCGCTGGACGTCGCCACGGCGTCGGGCATGTATGCGCCGCAAAACTACGACCGCAATTTCAAGGGCTACGTCAGCGCCCGCACCAGCCTGGCCAGTTCCCTGAACATTCCCGCCGTGCGCACGGTGCTGCTGACGGGACAGGACGGCTTTTACAACCGCCTCAAGGACGTGGGCCTGTCCAGCCTGACGGAACCGGCAGAATACTACGGCCCCTCGCTGGCGCTGGGTTCGTCGGAAGTGACCCTGCTGGAACTGGCCAACGCCTACCGCGCGCTGGCCAATGGCGGCCTGTACAGCACGGCCAGCCTGCAGCCGGGGCAGGCTGGCAAGGACCGGCGCCGCGTGATGGAGCCGGGCGCCGCCTTCATCGTCGGCGATATCCTGGCCGACCGCGCCGCGCGCAGCATGACCTTTGGCTTGCGCAACGAGCTGGGGACGAATTTCTGGAGCGCCGTCAAGACAGGCACGAGCAAGGATATGCGCGACAACTGGTGCATGGGTTACTCGGAGCGTTACACGGTGGGCGTCTGGGTGGGCAACTTCGACGGCAAGCCCATGTGGGACGTGTCGGGCGTGACGGGCGCCGCGCCCGTGTGGCGCGACGTCATGGATTATCTGCACAAGAACGTGCCCAGCCATGCACCGAAAGCGCCGCCCGGCGTGCTGCAGCAAATGGTGGCGTACCAACCCGCACTGGAAGCGCCGCGCCGCGAATGGTTTATCTCCGGCACGGAAAGCCCCGTCATCGCCGTGCTGGGCGACACCGTGAAGCCGCCCGCCATCGTGTATCCGGCCGAGGACAGCATCCTCGCCATCGACCCCGACATCCCGCCCGCCCTGCAGCGCGTGTTCTTCCAGGCGCAAGGCAGCCACGGCTTGCGCTGGGTGCTCGACGGCAAAGATATGGGCGGTGCAGCCGAGAGCATCAGCTGGCGCCCCGTACCGGGCAAGCACGCGCTGGCCCTCGTCGATGACGCCGGCAAGACGGTGGCGCGGGTGGCGTTCCAGGTGCGGGGGAATGCCTTGGCGCAGCTTGCCGCACAGGAAAAATAA
- a CDS encoding alpha-2-macroglobulin family protein: protein MPDLSRVLTSPLSGKLGPLCLLLSLGLAAPAWADSGVSLFSPSGTVKAVRQVRAQFATPMVPFGDMGLPAPFAIDCGKAEPAVVAGAGRWADERNWNFDFERDLPAGVACSFTLKPGLKDLAGQTLQGSTSYRFSTGGPAIVEAVPYDGQPYIDENQIFVLGLDAAPNEASVAANAYCRADGINEKIPVRRLVGKELEQVLTLRKSFLDRYLTVYFKKRGVVWKAGMPVASKGAPPLPVTVLQCKRSFPANAKVSLVWGEGIASAGGIATDKAQTLQFKTRPDFTAKFSCERSNPKEQCIPFLPMRVQFSAPVSAAQVRAMTLNGGGKTYAPTISKEEEKAEFLYGATFNGPFPVQASFVLNLPPKLTDDAGRALLNRARFPMTVRTGEQPPLLKFPAPFGIIEAKGDGLLPVTVRNIEPVLSGKEVAQASAAATGASLRVPDNDDKFIIEWMQRLAGNGDGGEYWQPYAQYAGNMSKSVLAGAAGTRPISLPRPDGRKTFEVIGIPLQKPGFYVVELASPILGKALLGKPTTAYIRTAALVTNLAAHFKHGAQSSLVWVTSLDKGVPVAKAQVAVRDCAGKLLWQGATGADGVAHIPGELANSSCKNNGRYFISARSGGDMTFTLSDWVGGIEAWRFNLPTDDTRADNTLLATVFDRTLLRAGETVHMKHFIRKHTAEGMSLVDKNNGPGSATSVVITHQGSDQNYQLPLRWSAGGTAESDWLIPADAKQGEYSVTMAGRPSGSFRVEAFRVPTMKAVLQGPKAPAVQAKQLALDAQITYLAGGAATNAPVKLRTVLQDKSVTFADYPDFSFSNGDVKEGLVKQGTGYDDDEGEWQDEGNGGRAGPGATAARTQSLTLDKAGGARIVIDQLPQLSVPRDLVAEMAFQDANGETASVATRVPLWPSNYVIGIKPDAWALSKDAFKFTVAVLGTYGKPVANAPVAVDFFQRNSYSHRRRLIGGFYAYENSSEVVKLGQACSGKTDNKGLLTCDVKAPASGNLVLRARTQDSAGNAAVANRETWVAGSGDWWFNASDNDRIDVLPEKKRYEPGQEASLQVRMPFRSGTALITVEREGILDTYVRQLNGREPVVNIPVKPNYAPNVYVSVFVVRGRVDGVQPTALVDLGKPAYKMGIAPLNVGWQAHELNVMVVSDKEVYKTRDKAEVSVRVRRADGKPLPAGAEVALAAVDTGLLELMPNDSWKLLDTMMAQRSLQVETATAQMQVIGKRHFGRKAFPAGGGGGKGASRELFDTLLFWKGTVKLDAKGEATVQVPLNDSLTGFRIVAIASAGKELFGTGSTDIRSSQDLILMSGLPSLVREGDQLRAGFTVRNTSAASLNVDLNAMAAGKSLPRQSLTLAAGEARETGWDYQVPLGAQTVVWEISAKAGSGLGNTSDKLKITQKVGQATPVRTYQATLMQIDKPVNMSVQMPAGALPGRGGIQTSFVAKLGGELPGVREYMAAYPYTCFEQNTSKAIALQDQDAWNRLAASLPAYLDGDGLLKYFPIMEQGSDSLTAYVLSATREAGYAIPEQTKNRMEAALTAFVQGKIVRRSALATTDLAVRKLAALEALSRSNKVPPDALESISISPNLWPTSAVIDWSLLLQRTPGLARRDALLAEAQQILRSRLNFQGTTMGFSTERKDNWWWLMVSGDVNANRLLLAVIDDPAWKDDIGRLVRGSMGRQKKGRWDTTVANAWGTLAIAKFSAKFESTQVTGASAVKLGGDTQALVWNGAAKVGPVLQAWPTGTDTLGLAHSGTGKPWATVQSLAAIPLKAPVSSGYTIKKTVTPVEQKTTGQWSRGDVYRVRLELSAQADMSWVVVDDPIPASATVLGNGLGRDSQLLTAGEKSTGWVWPTFEERAFDAFRAYYAFVPKGNWSVEYTVRLNNAGDFSLPATRIEAMYSPEMFGEAPNANVKVGQ from the coding sequence GTGCCTGACCTGTCCCGTGTTCTTACTTCCCCGCTGTCCGGCAAGCTGGGCCCGCTGTGCCTGCTGCTGTCGCTGGGCCTGGCGGCGCCAGCCTGGGCCGATAGCGGCGTGTCCCTGTTTTCACCGAGCGGCACGGTCAAGGCCGTGCGCCAGGTGCGGGCCCAGTTCGCCACGCCGATGGTGCCGTTCGGCGACATGGGCTTGCCCGCGCCGTTCGCCATCGATTGCGGCAAGGCCGAGCCGGCCGTCGTGGCGGGCGCGGGTCGCTGGGCCGACGAACGCAACTGGAACTTCGATTTCGAGCGCGACTTGCCGGCCGGCGTGGCCTGCAGCTTTACCTTGAAGCCGGGACTCAAGGACCTGGCGGGCCAGACCCTGCAGGGAAGCACGTCCTACCGTTTTTCCACGGGCGGGCCAGCCATCGTCGAGGCCGTACCGTATGACGGTCAGCCCTACATCGATGAAAACCAGATCTTCGTGCTGGGCCTGGATGCCGCACCGAACGAGGCCAGCGTGGCCGCCAACGCGTATTGCCGCGCCGATGGCATCAATGAAAAGATTCCCGTGCGGCGGCTTGTAGGCAAGGAGCTGGAGCAGGTATTGACTTTGCGCAAGAGCTTTCTCGACCGCTACCTGACCGTGTACTTCAAGAAGCGGGGCGTCGTGTGGAAAGCGGGTATGCCCGTTGCGAGCAAGGGCGCGCCGCCTTTGCCTGTCACCGTGCTGCAATGCAAGCGCAGCTTCCCCGCCAATGCCAAGGTGTCGCTGGTGTGGGGCGAGGGCATCGCCAGCGCCGGCGGCATCGCCACGGACAAGGCGCAAACCCTGCAGTTCAAGACGCGTCCCGACTTCACGGCCAAGTTCAGCTGCGAGCGCAGCAATCCGAAGGAGCAATGCATTCCCTTCCTGCCCATGCGCGTGCAGTTTTCCGCGCCCGTGAGCGCGGCGCAGGTGCGCGCCATGACCCTGAACGGCGGCGGCAAGACCTATGCGCCGACGATTTCAAAAGAGGAAGAAAAGGCGGAATTCCTGTATGGCGCCACCTTCAATGGTCCATTTCCCGTGCAGGCCAGTTTTGTGCTGAACTTGCCGCCGAAACTGACGGATGATGCGGGCCGCGCCTTGCTCAACCGCGCGCGCTTCCCCATGACGGTGCGCACGGGCGAACAGCCGCCGCTGCTCAAATTCCCGGCCCCGTTCGGCATCATCGAAGCGAAGGGCGACGGCTTGCTGCCCGTCACCGTGCGCAATATCGAGCCTGTGCTGTCGGGCAAGGAAGTCGCGCAAGCCTCGGCTGCTGCCACGGGCGCCAGCTTGCGCGTGCCCGACAATGACGACAAGTTCATCATCGAGTGGATGCAGCGCCTGGCCGGCAATGGCGACGGGGGCGAATACTGGCAGCCTTACGCCCAGTATGCGGGCAACATGAGCAAATCCGTGCTGGCGGGCGCTGCCGGCACGCGCCCCATCAGCCTGCCGCGTCCCGATGGCCGGAAAACCTTTGAAGTGATCGGCATCCCATTGCAGAAGCCGGGCTTTTATGTGGTCGAGCTGGCCAGCCCCATCCTCGGCAAGGCGTTGCTGGGCAAACCGACGACCGCGTATATCCGCACGGCCGCGCTGGTGACGAACCTGGCCGCCCACTTCAAGCATGGCGCGCAATCGTCGCTCGTGTGGGTGACGTCGCTGGACAAGGGCGTGCCTGTTGCGAAAGCGCAAGTGGCCGTGCGCGACTGCGCCGGCAAGCTGCTGTGGCAAGGCGCCACGGGCGCGGACGGCGTGGCGCACATTCCCGGCGAGCTGGCCAATTCCAGCTGCAAGAACAATGGCCGCTACTTTATCAGTGCGCGCAGCGGCGGCGACATGACGTTCACCCTGTCGGACTGGGTGGGCGGCATCGAAGCCTGGCGTTTCAACTTGCCCACGGATGACACGCGCGCCGACAACACCTTGCTGGCCACGGTATTCGACCGCACCTTGCTGCGCGCCGGCGAAACCGTGCACATGAAGCACTTTATTCGCAAGCACACGGCCGAAGGCATGAGCCTGGTCGACAAGAACAACGGTCCCGGCAGCGCCACCTCCGTCGTCATCACGCACCAGGGCAGCGACCAGAACTATCAATTACCGCTGCGCTGGTCCGCCGGCGGCACGGCGGAAAGCGACTGGCTCATCCCCGCCGACGCCAAGCAGGGCGAATACAGCGTGACGATGGCGGGCCGCCCGTCCGGCAGTTTCCGCGTGGAAGCGTTTCGCGTACCGACCATGAAAGCCGTGCTGCAGGGACCGAAGGCCCCCGCCGTGCAGGCAAAGCAGCTGGCCCTCGATGCGCAAATCACGTATCTGGCCGGCGGCGCCGCCACCAACGCGCCCGTCAAGCTGCGCACGGTACTGCAAGACAAGAGCGTGACGTTTGCCGACTATCCCGATTTCAGCTTCAGCAACGGCGACGTGAAGGAAGGCCTGGTGAAACAGGGCACGGGCTACGACGACGATGAGGGCGAGTGGCAGGACGAGGGCAATGGCGGGCGTGCCGGCCCCGGCGCGACGGCTGCGCGCACGCAAAGCTTGACTCTGGACAAGGCGGGCGGCGCGCGCATCGTCATCGACCAGTTGCCGCAGCTGTCCGTGCCGCGCGACCTGGTGGCGGAAATGGCGTTCCAGGATGCGAATGGCGAGACGGCATCCGTCGCCACGCGCGTGCCGCTGTGGCCGTCGAACTACGTGATCGGCATCAAGCCCGACGCCTGGGCCTTGAGCAAGGATGCCTTCAAGTTCACGGTGGCCGTGCTCGGTACCTATGGCAAGCCCGTGGCGAATGCCCCCGTGGCCGTCGACTTCTTCCAGCGCAACAGCTATTCGCACCGCCGGCGGCTGATCGGCGGCTTCTATGCGTATGAAAACAGCAGCGAAGTGGTCAAGCTTGGCCAAGCGTGCTCGGGCAAGACGGACAACAAGGGCCTCTTGACTTGCGACGTGAAGGCGCCCGCCAGCGGCAATCTGGTGTTGCGCGCCCGCACGCAGGACAGTGCCGGCAATGCGGCCGTCGCCAACCGCGAAACGTGGGTGGCCGGCAGCGGCGACTGGTGGTTCAATGCCAGCGACAACGACCGCATCGACGTCTTGCCGGAAAAGAAACGCTATGAGCCGGGCCAGGAAGCGAGCTTGCAGGTGCGCATGCCGTTCCGTTCGGGCACGGCGCTGATCACGGTCGAGCGCGAAGGCATCCTCGACACCTATGTGCGCCAGTTGAACGGCCGGGAACCTGTGGTGAACATCCCGGTCAAACCGAATTACGCACCGAATGTGTATGTGTCCGTGTTTGTCGTGCGGGGCCGGGTCGATGGCGTGCAGCCGACGGCCCTGGTCGACTTGGGCAAGCCGGCCTACAAGATGGGCATCGCGCCGCTGAACGTGGGCTGGCAGGCGCACGAGCTGAACGTCATGGTCGTGTCCGACAAGGAAGTATATAAAACGCGCGACAAGGCGGAAGTGTCCGTGCGCGTGCGCCGCGCCGACGGAAAACCGCTGCCGGCCGGCGCCGAAGTGGCGCTGGCGGCCGTCGACACGGGCTTGCTGGAGCTGATGCCCAACGATAGCTGGAAGTTGCTCGATACCATGATGGCGCAGCGCAGCTTGCAGGTGGAAACGGCGACGGCGCAGATGCAGGTGATCGGCAAGCGCCACTTCGGCCGCAAGGCGTTTCCGGCCGGCGGGGGCGGCGGCAAGGGCGCCAGCCGCGAGCTGTTCGACACCCTGCTGTTCTGGAAAGGCACCGTCAAGCTCGACGCCAAGGGCGAAGCGACGGTGCAGGTGCCGCTCAACGATTCCCTGACGGGCTTCCGCATCGTTGCGATTGCCAGTGCCGGCAAGGAATTGTTCGGCACGGGCAGCACGGATATCCGCAGCTCGCAAGACTTGATCTTGATGTCGGGCTTGCCGTCCCTCGTTCGCGAAGGCGATCAGTTGCGCGCGGGCTTTACGGTGCGCAACACCTCGGCCGCATCCTTGAACGTGGACCTCAATGCCATGGCGGCTGGCAAGTCCTTGCCGCGCCAGAGTTTGACGTTGGCGGCGGGCGAAGCGCGCGAGACGGGCTGGGATTACCAGGTGCCGCTCGGTGCGCAAACGGTCGTTTGGGAGATCAGCGCCAAGGCGGGTAGCGGGCTTGGCAACACCTCCGATAAACTGAAAATCACGCAAAAAGTCGGCCAGGCCACGCCCGTGCGCACGTACCAGGCCACCTTGATGCAGATCGACAAGCCCGTCAATATGTCCGTGCAAATGCCGGCCGGCGCCTTGCCGGGCCGGGGCGGCATCCAGACCAGCTTTGTCGCCAAGCTGGGCGGCGAGCTGCCCGGCGTGCGCGAGTACATGGCCGCCTACCCGTACACCTGCTTCGAGCAAAACACGTCGAAGGCCATCGCCCTGCAAGACCAGGACGCGTGGAACCGGCTGGCCGCCAGCCTGCCCGCCTACCTCGATGGCGACGGCTTGCTGAAATACTTTCCCATCATGGAGCAGGGCAGCGACAGCCTGACGGCCTACGTGCTGTCGGCCACCAGGGAAGCGGGCTATGCGATTCCTGAACAGACGAAAAACCGCATGGAAGCAGCGTTGACGGCCTTCGTGCAGGGCAAGATCGTGCGCCGCTCCGCGCTGGCCACGACCGACCTGGCCGTGCGCAAGCTGGCCGCGCTGGAAGCGCTGTCTCGTTCGAACAAGGTGCCGCCCGATGCGCTCGAGAGCATCAGCATCAGCCCGAACCTGTGGCCGACCTCCGCCGTCATCGACTGGAGCTTGTTGCTGCAACGCACGCCTGGCCTGGCGCGCCGCGATGCGCTGCTGGCCGAGGCGCAGCAGATCTTGCGTTCGCGCCTGAATTTCCAGGGCACCACCATGGGCTTTTCCACCGAGCGCAAGGATAACTGGTGGTGGCTGATGGTGTCCGGCGACGTCAACGCCAACCGTTTATTACTGGCCGTGATAGACGACCCGGCGTGGAAGGACGACATCGGCCGCCTGGTGCGCGGCAGCATGGGGCGCCAGAAGAAGGGCCGCTGGGATACGACGGTGGCCAATGCCTGGGGCACCCTGGCCATCGCCAAATTCTCGGCCAAATTCGAGTCGACACAAGTGACGGGCGCCAGTGCCGTCAAACTGGGCGGCGATACGCAAGCGCTCGTGTGGAATGGCGCGGCGAAAGTCGGCCCCGTGCTGCAGGCGTGGCCGACGGGCACGGATACCCTGGGCCTGGCACACAGCGGCACGGGCAAGCCGTGGGCCACCGTGCAAAGTCTGGCGGCCATTCCGCTCAAGGCGCCCGTGTCCAGCGGCTACACGATCAAGAAAACCGTAACGCCGGTGGAACAGAAAACCACCGGCCAATGGTCGCGCGGCGACGTCTACCGCGTGCGCCTGGAGTTGTCGGCGCAGGCGGACATGAGCTGGGTAGTGGTCGACGACCCGATACCGGCCAGCGCCACGGTGCTGGGCAATGGACTGGGGCGCGACTCGCAGCTGCTGACGGCCGGCGAAAAATCCACGGGCTGGGTCTGGCCCACGTTCGAGGAACGGGCGTTTGACGCTTTCCGCGCCTATTACGCCTTCGTGCCGAAAGGTAACTGGAGCGTGGAATACACGGTGCGCCTGAACAATGCCGGGGATTTCAGCCTGCCGGCCACGCGCATCGAAGCCATGTATTCGCCCGAGATGTTTGGCGAAGCGCCGAACGCGAATGTGAAGGTGGGGCAGTGA
- a CDS encoding OmpA family protein, with protein MNNLKKIAVAAAVLCSALGAQAQEINPSWYIQPSINALKPDSDFATDKTGYGAGLRFGKPVSQDWDIQLGTTYARSKDGGQRYQQNTLGVDGLYMFSRKAFRPFLLVGAGMQRDKDTSFAFGERTKSSPYASVGLGFQSSITEQLSLQADVRNVHGFLRGNTFDPSSKSNNYYVTVGLNYAFDKPPAPPPPPPPPPVREEVVVVVPPPPPPPPPRFEKVTMSATELFAFDSAKLGPTQTKLDEIARVLNAAPDVNNVVISGYADRIGSPKYNLKLSQQRADAVKEYLVAHGVAANRLTAEGKGSTNPVVECNNKKRADLIKCLEPNRRVEVEQITIERRVQ; from the coding sequence GTGAATAATCTAAAAAAAATCGCCGTTGCCGCCGCAGTCCTGTGCTCCGCCCTCGGCGCACAGGCCCAGGAAATCAATCCCTCCTGGTATATTCAACCTAGCATCAACGCACTCAAGCCAGATTCCGACTTCGCCACGGATAAAACCGGTTATGGCGCAGGCTTGCGTTTCGGTAAGCCTGTTTCCCAGGACTGGGATATCCAGCTGGGCACCACGTATGCCCGTTCCAAGGATGGCGGTCAGCGCTACCAGCAAAATACGCTGGGCGTAGACGGCTTGTACATGTTCTCGCGCAAAGCCTTCCGTCCTTTCCTGCTGGTCGGTGCCGGCATGCAGCGCGACAAGGACACCAGCTTCGCCTTCGGTGAACGCACAAAGAGCTCGCCATACGCGAGCGTGGGCCTGGGTTTCCAGTCCAGCATTACGGAGCAGCTGTCCCTGCAGGCTGACGTGCGCAATGTGCACGGTTTCCTGCGCGGCAATACGTTCGACCCGAGCAGCAAGTCCAACAACTACTACGTCACCGTGGGCTTGAACTACGCGTTCGACAAACCGCCTGCACCGCCGCCACCACCGCCACCGCCGCCAGTACGTGAAGAAGTCGTCGTGGTCGTGCCGCCACCACCACCGCCACCGCCGCCACGCTTTGAAAAAGTGACGATGTCGGCAACGGAACTGTTCGCGTTCGACAGCGCCAAGCTGGGCCCGACGCAAACCAAGCTCGACGAAATCGCACGCGTGCTGAACGCAGCGCCGGACGTCAACAACGTCGTCATCAGTGGTTATGCCGACCGTATCGGTTCGCCCAAGTACAACCTGAAACTGTCGCAGCAGCGCGCTGACGCAGTCAAGGAATACCTGGTCGCGCACGGTGTCGCCGCCAACCGCCTGACGGCTGAAGGCAAGGGTTCGACCAATCCGGTCGTGGAGTGCAACAACAAGAAACGTGCCGACCTGATCAAGTGCCTGGAACCTAACCGCCGCGTTGAAGTGGAACAAATCACCATCGAACGCCGCGTGCAGTAA